The DNA window TACGACGACGGCTACGATAATTCCGACGTCCAAAGCGCTCGCCGCCAAGTTCGCGCCGAAGAGCAAGCCGTCGGCGCTACCAATGCACTCGAGCTTTCTCGCTCGATCTCGAACAAGAGCGCCGCCATCCGTCGCAAAATGACGCAGCGCTATCAAGTCGCGTTCTAGCCACCGTTTTAACGAGCTTCCCCCGGCCGATCGTCGCTCACACGGTCGCCCCAGGTCCGAAGAAATCGGAAGACACCTCGGAAGCCCTGCGATCCGTTCTGACTATATTTTGCGCAGCGAAATCGTGCCAAGCGTCCAAATCCGCAGCCGCGGCAAGCAACATACGCCCGCTCGAGCGAGAGTGAAGAGTCGGGGAGCATTGCAACCAGAAATCGACCGCGGCCGGCGAGAGGGCCGCGTGCCTTGTGGCGGCGGTCGCGACCGCTGCACGAGTACGAGACAGTGGCTTTATCGCTGAATCGTTCGACAACGGCGCGTTTCCAATACTGACCCCGATGCCGTTGTTGATACTTGCAACCTCGAAGTCGCTTTTATTCCTGGACTGGGAGAGAATTGATGAGATGTGGTGAAGCGATTTGGATTTCCCGCTTCCAACGAGGGCAACACCACCAAAATTCAGCGCTGGCGCATCGACGTTCGGCGCTGCCGTACTTCCGCTGCCCCGACCGCGGCTGGTTTTCGCCGCTGGATTGGAAGTTGTTGAATCGGCAAGGAATAAAGCTTCTGAGGGCGATGTTAGGGTTTGTGATCCACTCGTCGATCGATCGCCGCCCAAGAGTGTTTCGTCGCTATTTTCCACCCCCAGCGCGCCGGCGCTCGGCGTCGTTGGAAAATTCGTCTGCCAAACGACAAAATCCGCGCCATCCACGTCTGCATCGCTGTCGGCGTCTCCCTGAGCCAAAGTTGCGCCGCTGGATTTCGGAAAGTTCGTTTGCCAAGCGACGAAATCCGCGCCGTCCACGTCGCCGTCGCTGTCGAAGTCGCCGGGTTGGGCCGGCTGGCTAACTGCCGGGCCTCCGATGTCGCTAATCACGCCATTGAGCGCACTGTCATCGTCGCCGCGGCCACCGTCGATCAGGTGCAGCACAAGATTGCTGCCGACAATTTCCATGCCCGTGCCAATGGCGCTATCGCCATCGGTTGGCGTGCCGAAGAGGAAGTCGTACCAATGAGGCGTCGCATTGGCGGGCGTGGAGCCATCCTTGTAATAGTCGGTGATTTGCGCGACGTCGAGACCCGAAATCGTCACGTCGGCCGCCGCGCCGGCAGCGACGCCGCTAACGGTGAATGAGAGGAAGCCCCAGGGAAATTGAATTCCGATCGGGGGTGCGACGCCGGAACTTGGGGAAATAGAGGCCGCGAGCGATGTGCCAAACGGCGACTGCAGTTGAATCGTTCCGCCCGTCGGATTCGGCAACGTCACGATATTCTGGTCCCAACTGCTGAGGATCGTCCACTGAAATGTGGTGGAACTCGTCGAAGTGCCATCCGTGACGGTGACCTTCGAGTAAAACGCAGCCGGCAACGCGGACAGCGCTGCAATCGTGCCACTGATGTTGCCCGTTTGTGGGTCGATCGACAATCCGGTGGGCAGCCCAGTGGCGGAATAGGTGAGCGGATTGGGCGACGTACTTTCGACGTAAATGGAGAATCCAATTGTTTGACCGACGAGCGAGGTTGAATCGCCGGGATTGTAGGCGTGGATTGGGCTGTCGGGTTCGACAATCCAATCGAAGTTGATTTGCCGAGATGCAAGCCCGTCGGTTGCCGAGATGGTCACGTGATACGGAGAATTGATTGCGGCGGCGGCGTCGATCGTGCCGACGATGCCGGAACCTTCTCCCTGTTGCAGCGACAGCCCGGGCGGAAGGCCCGTGACATCGATCGAGACCGGCAAATTCAGCGAACTGGTTGCGGAGACGTAAGTAGTAACGTAATCGAGTCGTCGGCTGGTCTGAGTGCCTGGATTGACAATGCTGACGATGCTGGAAACGCCCGCCGGCACGGCCGCCCAAGAAAATGCGACCGAGGCGGAATCGTTGCCTTGGGTGGCCGTGATGGTGGTGTAATAATTGCCCTGAGTAGCGGCCGCTGCCGTAATGATTCCCGCGATGACGCCGGTGCCAGGATCGATCGAGATGCCGTCCGGCAAGCTGTCGGCGGCGAATGTGAGGGGCAGGCCGGAATAGGTGGATCCGGAAATCGTGAAATTGATGGCATCGCCGACATGATTCGCACGATTCTGTTGAGCTGCCAGCGTGATGCCGGTAACGGGCCAATCGAACGGATAGTCGGCCGTTTCAACGCCGTCGGTGGCATGAATATTGACGTGATAGGGGCCGTTTTGCGCTGCCCCCACCAAGATCGTGCCACTGATGATGGCGGTATTCGCATCGAATACGATGCCCGGAGGTAAGCCCGAGGCGACAAACGTGACCGGCAGGTTATATCTGTTGGTCGCCGTGAAGGGGTCTAAGCTCACAGGCATCCCTTCGTGGCCCAACAGGTTGTACGGCAGCGACGCGCCGATCGTGATTCCGCTGTCAACGTACCAATTGATGACCCTGACCCGTGTAAATCCATCGGCGGTGATGGAGACGGACGTTGCATACGGAGAATTTTGCCCGGCCTGCGGTTGAATGGTGCCGCCGATCAGCCCCGTTTGGTCGATCGAAAGTCCCGTCGGCAAATTACTCGCGGCCCATACGACGGTGTGCCCTCCGTCGCCCGTGGCCGTCAGTTGGAGGCCGACGGTGTCGCCATCTTGATTGAATTGATAACTCGGAGTGGAGGCGCCGAAATTCAACGCGGGGAAACTGCCGCCGTTGTACTCGATGAAATGAAACCGTGGAGCGCCGATCAGCGTCACCGCGCTTCCAATCTTCGGGAATGCCTGATACTTGCTGAAGATATCTAAATAGGGAGCGGGCGCGTTGACGCCCTGGTAATTCAGCGTGAGATCGCCGATGCGAGTTTGATCCGAATCGATGATCCACGCTCCCGGCGCGCCGGGATTGTTTCGATCGTCGATCGACAGGCCAAAATGGCCTGCGTAGTTGTAGAAATTGATCGTACCATGAACGTTCGCCAGGCTGCCGCTGTCACCCAGGTTGACCTGATCCTCGATACCGTAGCCGATGGCGTGAACGTTGTCGTGCAAATTGATGATGCCCGTGTTGCCTTCAATATTGACTGTGTGACACAGCCCGATGTATCCGCTCGGCCCATATTGGCTATACAGGTCGTACTGCACCTCGATGGTGCCCGCATTTCCCAAGACGTTGAGCGTGTCATAAAAGCCGTAGGTTACGGCCGACGATAGGTTGAAAGTTCCGGCATTGGAATAGACATTGAAAACGGTTGGCATAACGGCGACAGGCTTTTGATACGTGAGATTGCCGCCATTGGCAATCACCGCGACCGTTGCATCGATCACAATTGTCGGCGCGGGAGGCGCATAAATGTCGTCGGCATCGTAAGCTGGATGAGTGACCAGCGAGCCGCCGTATTCGGGTGGCGATGTGCCGATTCCATCAAGTACGATCGCCGCGCTGTTGGGCGCTGCCGGACGATTGATTGTGATGTTGTCGTAGAGCCGAGGCGCCGCCAGCGTGACGTCTACATTGGCGCTGAAAAACACGGTGGGCGAGTAAAACACCGAGGCGCCAAACAGCCCGAAGGTGGGAAGACCTCCGCCGAGCGAAGGGTCATAGAAATAGTAGGTGCCCCCGTACAAGTAAAGGATGCTCAGAAAGGCGGGGAGTGTGTGATATTGCAACTGGAGCGAATTATCCGTCAAGGTTGTATTAACGACGCCCAGATTCAGATCTCGAAAGTCGGTCAATAGTGTATTTCGAGTGGTGACGTCGGAATCATTCACGGTGATATCTAAAAAACTTCCCAGTCCCAACCCGATGTGATTGGTATCGCTGCCGCCGCGGCCGTCCAGCGTAATGTGGCTGGCATCCGGATTATCGACGCTGAACGGGATGCTTTGCGTGTGGCCGTTCGTGCCGAAAGTGCGAGTAATGGTCAACACGGGAATGTCGTAGCTGGATGGCCCGGCGAACGGATACCCCATAGTGCCAGCGATCGAGCCGTCGGAGGCGACAATCACGGAATCGACGACAAAATGATTCTTTCGATTATTGAACCCGCCCTGCGACGTAACATCGAGAATATCCGACGCTGGACTGCCGGCAAACGTCACCTGAGCGGAACCGATGATCGAGAATTCAATGTTCAATTCCGACGTATCGCCGAAGACGATATTCGAACCGGCCGCCGCAATTGCCTGCACTCGGTGGATGCCATGCGCAAGTGCGAATCTCGCGTTTTGGCGATTGAAGATCGCCAGCGCTTTGTATGCCGGATCGTATTTATCGGGCACATCGGCGCCTTCGAAATCGGCGTCGTCGTCGGCCGGAACGCGCACGATGAGGCCGCTATCGCCGCCGCCGCCGTCGATTTGATACGTGGCCGGCACGCCGTTAAACGACGGACTGATGCTGAACGTGTTGAACCAATTGCCGCCGACCATTTCATACGCGCCCGCGCCTTGCGCGTAGAAGCTAGTGTTGCCGGGTCCGCCCACCATCAGGCCGCCGCGACTGGCGTAGAGCGTTG is part of the Pirellulales bacterium genome and encodes:
- a CDS encoding putative Ig domain-containing protein, coding for MKRHSFARRINARRGLILNARQRRPWTDDFLAQTIRRRRPAFELLETRAMLTVAQDLVAEMTPYQSAISTALDNATSLTLVGNQLAGLAELDSILQNSLASIQTNTQGINTDGSYQISVPLPGLSKTFGFDLGLDAFLQATAVGSVQAAIHPTLNIGFDYVGGVVSLNSAQTNLDVGFDLSLPGFQGTFSFNGLLYAKAVDAGTNFHGDLMFSFDTSNGVSPHFSGDAHVLLGLSLSFVDPSLNASFNPTFRTTLDMHWAINPANNQLNSPSIQLVNFGLDADSFLDGFLGDVVKTVQKFTKPIQPFVDIFLEPVPIISAFGSSETIGTLILKGAGSSQAQQDSFKLMMQIINAVNFIDFSGSTGGAVIPFGTITLTGNAQQAGQFGFDTSQLGGAIDDILNTPALHDLKDDITAVANYAGLTASAGFKFPLLENPQSVVGGILLGQPDTTLFSFTTGRQHFELAPSIGIGIPDLFGIFLSAGIVFDANLTMGYDTAGLIALAQDPGHNPADLLHGFYFDNSIDTSVPPVPNTPPVRKTGLYLQGLMELSVDVVVVHASGGIYANLSVELVNTDTSPHVHLDTMINNLASGGKVFKLGGKVYASADISLELSLPVGPDITLFTYNLGYAELLNFDPPPPPIMTPPPVIHDVADQHTLLLDTSKMSAGSRVTVQPYYNLPLSIGGSVYETDGIRVDYPGETHLYVERKDDVFRDYYNLIAIDGTAPDRTSIDIVDPFRVFADEGAVNPYPAQTKPAVILAGGKDVNYKYREAFDGTRPNVLLVGGFGLNTLDGGTMEFGNFIPSSRVGQAHAFFGDTSGFDGAGQALIDAQIANAVSPANPAGVIGSTLYASRGGLMVGGPGNTSFYAQGAGAYEMVGGNWFNTFSISPSFNGVPATYQIDGGGGDSGLIVRVPADDDADFEGADVPDKYDPAYKALAIFNRQNARFALAHGIHRVQAIAAAGSNIVFGDTSELNIEFSIIGSAQVTFAGSPASDILDVTSQGGFNNRKNHFVVDSVIVASDGSIAGTMGYPFAGPSSYDIPVLTITRTFGTNGHTQSIPFSVDNPDASHITLDGRGGSDTNHIGLGLGSFLDITVNDSDVTTRNTLLTDFRDLNLGVVNTTLTDNSLQLQYHTLPAFLSILYLYGGTYYFYDPSLGGGLPTFGLFGASVFYSPTVFFSANVDVTLAAPRLYDNITINRPAAPNSAAIVLDGIGTSPPEYGGSLVTHPAYDADDIYAPPAPTIVIDATVAVIANGGNLTYQKPVAVMPTVFNVYSNAGTFNLSSAVTYGFYDTLNVLGNAGTIEVQYDLYSQYGPSGYIGLCHTVNIEGNTGIINLHDNVHAIGYGIEDQVNLGDSGSLANVHGTINFYNYAGHFGLSIDDRNNPGAPGAWIIDSDQTRIGDLTLNYQGVNAPAPYLDIFSKYQAFPKIGSAVTLIGAPRFHFIEYNGGSFPALNFGASTPSYQFNQDGDTVGLQLTATGDGGHTVVWAASNLPTGLSIDQTGLIGGTIQPQAGQNSPYATSVSITADGFTRVRVINWYVDSGITIGASLPYNLLGHEGMPVSLDPFTATNRYNLPVTFVASGLPPGIVFDANTAIISGTILVGAAQNGPYHVNIHATDGVETADYPFDWPVTGITLAAQQNRANHVGDAINFTISGSTYSGLPLTFAADSLPDGISIDPGTGVIAGIITAAAATQGNYYTTITATQGNDSASVAFSWAAVPAGVSSIVSIVNPGTQTSRRLDYVTTYVSATSSLNLPVSIDVTGLPPGLSLQQGEGSGIVGTIDAAAAINSPYHVTISATDGLASRQINFDWIVEPDSPIHAYNPGDSTSLVGQTIGFSIYVESTSPNPLTYSATGLPTGLSIDPQTGNISGTIAALSALPAAFYSKVTVTDGTSTSSTTFQWTILSSWDQNIVTLPNPTGGTIQLQSPFGTSLAASISPSSGVAPPIGIQFPWGFLSFTVSGVAAGAAADVTISGLDVAQITDYYKDGSTPANATPHWYDFLFGTPTDGDSAIGTGMEIVGSNLVLHLIDGGRGDDDSALNGVISDIGGPAVSQPAQPGDFDSDGDVDGADFVAWQTNFPKSSGATLAQGDADSDADVDGADFVVWQTNFPTTPSAGALGVENSDETLLGGDRSTSGSQTLTSPSEALFLADSTTSNPAAKTSRGRGSGSTAAPNVDAPALNFGGVALVGSGKSKSLHHISSILSQSRNKSDFEVASINNGIGVSIGNAPLSNDSAIKPLSRTRAAVATAATRHAALSPAAVDFWLQCSPTLHSRSSGRMLLAAAADLDAWHDFAAQNIVRTDRRASEVSSDFFGPGATV